A region of Streptomyces sp. TG1A-60 DNA encodes the following proteins:
- the cimA gene encoding citramalate synthase produces MTETSELDDSFHVFDTTLRDGAQREGINLTVADKLAIARHLDDFGVGFIEGGWPGANPRDTEFFARAQKEIDFKHARLVAFGATRRAGGKASEDPQVKALLESGASVITLVAKSHDRHVELALRTTLDENLEMVRDTVSHLCAQGRRVFVDCEHFFDGYRANPGYAKSVVRTAAEAGADVVILCDTNGGMLPAQVQAVVATVLADTGARLGIHAQDDTGCAVANTLAAVDAGATHVQCTANGYGERVGNSNLFPVVAALELKYGKKVLPEGALREMTRISHAIAEVVNLTPSTHQPYVGVSAFAHKAGLHASAIKVDPDLYQHIDPELVGNTMRMLVSDMAGRASIELKGKELGVDLGGDRELVGRVVERVKERELRGYTYEAADASFEILLRDEVAGKPQRYFRTESWRAIVEDRPDGSHANEATVKLWAKSERIVATAEGNGPVNALDRALRVALERIYPQLAKLELVDYKVRILEGKHGTNSTTRVLISTTDGAGEWSTVGVAENVIAASWQALEDAYTYGLLRAGVEPAE; encoded by the coding sequence ATGACGGAAACCAGCGAGCTCGACGACTCGTTCCACGTCTTCGACACCACCCTGCGCGACGGTGCCCAGCGCGAGGGCATCAACCTCACGGTCGCGGACAAGCTGGCCATCGCACGGCACCTGGACGACTTCGGCGTCGGCTTCATCGAGGGCGGCTGGCCCGGCGCCAACCCGAGGGACACCGAGTTCTTCGCCCGCGCCCAGAAGGAGATCGACTTCAAACACGCCCGGCTGGTCGCGTTCGGCGCCACCCGTCGCGCGGGCGGCAAGGCGAGCGAGGACCCGCAGGTCAAGGCCCTCCTCGAATCCGGCGCCTCGGTCATCACCCTCGTCGCCAAGTCCCACGACCGGCACGTGGAGCTGGCGCTGCGCACCACGCTCGACGAGAACCTGGAGATGGTCCGCGACACCGTCTCCCACCTGTGCGCGCAGGGCCGCCGGGTCTTCGTCGACTGCGAGCACTTCTTCGACGGCTACCGCGCCAACCCCGGGTACGCCAAGTCCGTCGTCCGCACCGCCGCCGAGGCCGGCGCCGACGTCGTCATCCTCTGTGACACCAACGGCGGCATGCTCCCCGCCCAGGTGCAGGCCGTCGTCGCGACCGTCCTCGCCGACACCGGCGCCCGCCTCGGCATCCACGCCCAGGACGACACCGGCTGCGCCGTCGCCAACACCCTGGCCGCCGTCGACGCCGGCGCCACCCACGTCCAGTGCACGGCCAACGGCTACGGCGAGCGCGTCGGCAACTCCAACCTCTTCCCGGTCGTCGCCGCCCTGGAGCTGAAGTACGGCAAGAAGGTCCTCCCCGAGGGCGCCCTGCGCGAGATGACCCGTATCTCCCACGCCATCGCCGAGGTAGTCAACCTCACCCCCTCCACGCACCAGCCGTACGTCGGTGTCTCGGCCTTCGCGCACAAGGCGGGTCTGCACGCCTCCGCGATCAAGGTCGACCCGGACCTCTACCAGCACATCGACCCCGAGCTGGTCGGCAACACCATGCGGATGCTGGTCTCCGACATGGCGGGCCGCGCCTCCATCGAGCTCAAGGGCAAGGAGCTGGGCGTCGACCTCGGCGGCGACCGCGAACTGGTCGGGCGGGTCGTCGAGCGGGTCAAGGAGCGCGAGCTCAGGGGCTACACGTACGAGGCGGCCGACGCGAGCTTCGAGATCCTGCTGCGCGACGAGGTCGCGGGCAAGCCCCAGCGCTACTTCCGCACCGAGTCCTGGCGGGCCATCGTCGAGGACCGCCCCGACGGCAGCCACGCCAACGAGGCCACCGTCAAGCTGTGGGCCAAGAGCGAGCGCATCGTCGCCACCGCCGAGGGCAACGGCCCGGTCAACGCCCTCGACCGCGCTCTGCGCGTCGCCCTGGAGAGGATCTACCCCCAGCTCGCCAAGCTGGAGCTCGTGGACTACAAGGTCCGCATCCTGGAGGGCAAGCACGGCACCAACTCCACCACCCGTGTCCTCATCTCCACGACCGACGGCGCCGGCGAGTGGTCCACGGTCGGCGTGGCCGAGAACGTGATCGCCGCGTCCTGGCAGGCCCTGGAGGACGCCTACACGTACGGCCTGCTGCGGGCGGGCGTGGAGCCGGCCGAGTAA